GGCAAGTTTAAGTTATCTCTtcaagctaaatttaaaaaTCCTGCCAGAGTTTTTAAATCTCGATAACTTCTTCCACGATGCCTAGTCACGTGACCAAATTAACTGGTACCTATAGAGATTGCTGAGTTAATCCAGGTTGTTATATTTCTCGCTTTTTTATAGCTTAAGgacaaagaaacacttttacCTGTTCTAGAATCCGTCTTATTCCTTCCCTAGGTGCATCAGGATATGCAGGATCAACTGACAGCAGCTTCATCACTCTTACTTCTCCGTTGGGACATTCTGAGTAAACGTCTGTGAAGGTCCCACCTCGATCGATGGCGAACCTGAACTTGTCACGATTCTCGCCGGGCGAATCTTGGCGGTTTGACATTCTTCAAACTCACTAGCACTTGAAAACTATTGTGTGTACAAAGTATTGAAACCAGTGATACTAACAGAGTTTGTAGACTCTGGAAGGTACACGACCAGTCTCTCATGAAACTGACAAATGAACTGGTTAGAGCGTCGTTATTTATCCATTCGTGTCGCGTGACCTCACTACGTAAATCAGGGACTGGTGATATTACGTCAGAGCGCGTGACAAGCACGAGATCACACAACAACTCAGCCATTGTCTCGTTTCACTCGTGAAGGCGAGGTAATTTCGAGGATTTTAATCATCTAAATCAAAAGGCTCCTTCTATCAGAGCCTTAACTGGTTAACataaaaacctttgttttacGAGGTACATTAAGAAAGATCATCAGGATAAAGATGACAGACTGAACCCTTAGAGGTATTTTCTCGGAAAATGAAACTTAATCATAAGTTTTGAAGCAAACAACTCGTGACTCAGTCGTGATAGCAACAAGTACTATTCTCGTTCTAGAATCAGCACATATTGAGAATTAAGAGGATTAAATTCCATGTGGTTGCCATCGTTGAAACTTTAATTACTGAAGCTTCTAATTACCCATTACTGAGCATATGTTATTTTTTGaccaaacaaattttataaaaagCTTATATagcaaaataagaaaagataaatgaaagtaaaatgtaataacattttaatattaatttagtattgaataATAAAGAGAGGGTTgagttttaatttattaattcattctttttttttgctgctgtCCAAGCAGTACAAAATTTTTGAGACAATTGCCTGTTGAGTGAGACCCACTTGTGGATTTCTTTCTAGTGACATGCAATCCAAAAATGTCAGAAAAGGCCATAGAAGGAGCTtctgtctttatttaattataaaGTAATTGTACAAATTGTTTCTCAAATTAGGCAATAAACATTTCTCAAACACAGTAAAGGATTTTTAACACGGAAAACTGAGCTTTTCAATACTTTGTTTAGCAATACACCCTGAAACTGCCAGATTATGccatttctatatttttaaagCATTGTAGTGTAAAATGTATAACTGGCTTTTGATGCTTCTTGCATCTTTTCCTTGGTAGTTCTTTTGAAGTTGAAAATGAGCAATACCAATACCTATACAAAATTTTCGCAAAACCAAGAATTATCTCCTtaaagatgaaattatttttcatttgaactTTTAACTTGAGAATGGAACCAGAGATCTTTCAAAAGGGCAACTTTTTCAAAAGGTTGAAACCACAAAACCATCCCAGAAAGGTAAAAAGGTGCCATTTTTTCCATCCAAGCTTCCTCATATCTTATGTTtgccaaaacaaaaagaaactggcTGAAATAATAATTGCATTGGAAATTTGTTGATAGTTGCTTGAATAAAATTATCCTCTTTCAAAGTTTATCTTAACTCTCCCAAGCTCACTGAGTCAGCATCTTTCGCAGTACAGGAGATGCAAGATTCTTTTCACCTGCCTTTTCCTTTCGTGGCTCAGTGATGATTTGTACTGACTTCTCCTCAGGGCCTGATTTCATTTCCCCAGTTTCTTCATTAGCAACAAACTCAACCTGACACCAAGTACCATGTCCACTGGACTCAATAATGGCATCAAGGACGGTTCTGGTATAAAGGCCTGCAATTTGAAGAAACAGTCATCACAGTGTTAATTAAAAACACCTGTAATGGAATGAAGTTGTTCTCATCCTCTATTGATTCTGACCTTGTGTTGAGCTAAGAAGCAACATGCTAATTATAGAGGGCCACAAGTTCATCAGCTTTGGCTATTTAGTTTAAAATCCCTAATTAAagtctttttttattaatattattattattattactattattattattatgccttcattaaaaaaaaatttgattcttAATCTATGATTTCTTGTCACAagttagacaaaaaaaatcaagccACATGTTAATTGTGTTAGCTACTGATTTTTTCATAAGTAGGCAGTTGTCTGAGAAAGAGTCCTGCAACTCGGTGTCTTCCCATACACaatgttgataaaacaaattgtgaaaaacaCAAGGGTAGATATTCTGCCAAGTCAAGTGcatcttttaaataaaataacttcCACACTACACCATATGGAATTTTGACCCACCAGTTTTTTTCAAGGGGCTCAgtccctccccccctcccccccccccataccCCTGTGCCTTCTCTTCTACCCATGTATTATCCAGGATATCAAACTAACCATCATGAAATGAAGCTGCACTGGAAATAGTCTGCAGATCAGCAATTCTTCGATCATCTTTATCAATGGATTCTTCAAATGCTCTTTTTATCTCTGACACCCACACTTCAAGACCTGTCAGAAAGATACTGGGTGGGAGTTTCTCCACATTGAACATACCCGGGATGCGGGCAATGTCTCCATAAATGAGTTCTTCTTTGCCACCATTCTTCATTCCATATAAACTACCATTCCTCGCGATCAGCTGCCCCTTGGTACCGTATATAGTGACAGTTTGAGAGTAACGTCCTGGAATGTGGGCATTAAGAGAAACTGTCGCAAAAGCCCCTCCATTCAGTTTCATCTGAAAAGCTGTATAGTCATCACTGGATATATGACGAAAGCCTGAAACCTCATCTGTTTGAGGAATGAAGGTTTTTAGAGTACCATGAACTTCTACAGCTCTTTGGTTGGTTAAGAAGGAAACAAGATCAATGATGTGGGCCCCAAGATTGGTCAGCACCCCACCACCCATGGCCTGATCACACATCCAGGTGTAATTGTTACCTAGCAATGAACCCATTTCAATCTTACACTCGCAGATTAGTGGGTTGCCACAAAAACCTTCCTCCACGTATCGCTTCATTTTGATAAAGGCGGGAAGAAACCTGAGTTCGTGTTTGACAAGAGAAAGAAGCTTAGGATAATATTGAGCAGCCTGGACCATTCTCTCAGCTTCATCCTTGCTAAGACCTACAGGAGAATCACAGAGGACGTGTTTTCCGATAGAAAGAGCTTTCACCGCCACTTCAGCTCGAACGTGAGGTGGGCAAAGCACACACACTAAATCCACGTCTTCACGCAGAAGTAATTCGTCTATTTTAACTGTATGGAATGGAACTTTGTACTCCTCTGCCATCGTCTTCGCTTGCTGTTTTGAAGCACCCCATATTCCACTGACTGTAAAACCGGCTGAGCGTAGAAGCGGCAGAAGTATACGAGATGAGTTCCCTGTATCAACAACACCGACCGAGGGAAGCATTTCTATCTGTTACAGAACTATAATCACGGCGAAAAGAAAAGGTCATTGGCTCGTAGCTGACGGCGGTCATCTTATTTACTTCTCGGTAGGGACTGGGTTGAGACAAACCGAATTTCGatcatcccccctcccccttcctcctcatctttttttttttgttgtgttgtgtttttgttttttgttttttaatataaaataattgTAAGGGTCTTTTTCAGGATTTCTTTCCCGACCCTTTATTGAGCGAGTTTTATAAAATTAGCCCAGCTTAGTCAAACAGCTAGGTTTAACTTCTGatctaacaaacaaaaaggcttgatgtgaaaaaatacatttacaatgTTTCTATTTAGCGCTTGGTCCGTGTCTCACACTTTTGAAAGCCCCTCAACATTCATTGACATTTGGTagcctttttttccaaatgacaCAACTGGTTAAATTTCCTCTCAGCCAGAAAACGtcttgaaagaaattaattcgAGAAAATGTTTGGATTAGCCCTTATGAAGCCGTaccctccccttcccttccATTTCACTCTGTAGGGAAGGGTATGGCTACACGTGAGCTACAATTGGACGGACTCTCCCCAGACCTACCGATTTGAACACTtataaacaaaaacgaaaaaagaaaggaaaaaaaggccACGTCGAATGAGGCGAATAGACCTTTCAACCAAATGTAACCAGGCTAAAAATCTGACTAATATTTGTTGCAGTAATTACTTACTCTTGATTTAACTCTGTCTGTTCTGTTAATGTTAAAGGTTAAATGATAGCTTGAAGCTCAGCCTGACAAAGTCCTCTTTCTCCCCTCgcaaatcattttaaaattgcgAGCATTAGTTTCGAATTAATGATTATTCCAGGTTGTGACACCATAGTACGAGGTATTGCCAAAACAGGAACTGTCGAATAATCAAAGTTCCAACTTGTTGACACAGCGAGATACAGGAATTTCGAAATAAACACTCAGCTGATCACGTGCCGTGTTTAACACCGTGAAACCACTGGTGGCAAGTACAAACTATCCGGTTCTCAGGTGATTTAGATCGGTTTGCGTATGTACTGTTCCTCATTGGTCTTCGGAATACTCGTTGCTCTCTCCATAGCCTGGCTTTTTGGTACACAGAAGGATAAAGAGCTTTTGATAAATAGTAAGTGGACTGCTGTTGAAAAAGCCTTTTAACTCTCTATGCAAGGTAGCCTATCTACTTCGAACCGGCTTATCCGATCCAAGCGAGTCATACATAATTTTCCTGTTGAAATTTTGGAACCGGTCATCGTTGATTACCTTTTAGCGCAACCAGCGCTCTATGCAGTTACAATCGTCTGATGTCGCTGAGGATCTTTCATCCTGTGCAATGTTGTCTACCCTTTCCTGCAAAGCTAACGAACGCGAAAAAATTTTGGCGTTTTCGCTGAATTACCATCTCTTGGTCTGTTTATTGTTGCCTTACATGTTATTTtcagccaaattttttttcgagggAAGCGTAGGAAAACTTGTtcttaaaatatcttttcattttatttttctcttttttttgtcaacgtTGCAGTTGAAACAAGATATTTTCAGTATATCGAGTGATTTTGCTGTGTGCAATCCTCGATGATGTTGGCGTAGACGAACAATAGAATaatagaattttaaaatttgccttttcaGAGAAGTAACAGGAAGGCAGATGTACAAATTTTCTATGTCAACTCTCCATTTAAAAGATTTGGAATAAGTTTTCTCCATCAATTACATTCCATAAAGCAACTTGTCTTAAACTAAAACGAAACTTTTTATTGCTTCATTAAAAAGAGAGGCATATTGGGTATCATTGCGACAGATGGATATTAtttacaagttattttttgcACCAAAGAACGAGGCCAATATTTAGCCCAATTGCCTGAACAAGGCTGGCCAATAaagagaaattgtttttaatcgACTTGTGTAGGCAGTTTTTTTATTGTCAGAAAGTATattgttatgatttttatttttattattgggGCAGAATAGCGGGGAAATGAACCTAATTTTTGCCCATTTTTTTAGTCATGCAGATCATGGGAATAGCCTTAAATTGGTTCCTTGGGAAAACTGTTTTTTACAGTAAAAGACTTTCTGCAACGTTTCAAAAAAGCTTGTTTTAAGTGACCCTAAACTGTATCCATTTACCTGAAAAGCCATGTTATTTTCAGTGGCAACACTTGTAGAATCCAACCAGACACGCGACCAAATGACTGAGTTTTGGAACAAACACTCCATGGCTCAAAGCGTTGAGGAAATGATGTTGGACAGTAAGGCAGAAACCTTGACGCAGGATGAGCACCCAGAGGTCATGGGAATGCTGCCaaatatcaaaggaaaagaTGTCCTGGAGCTGGGAGCAGGAATTGggtaattaataaaaatattttccaataaggtgttgcttttttttttatgtgggCTGCATGTTTTTGTGCTTGAATTTAAATAAGTTAATCTCAATTCAGGCAGAAAATTAGGGTTAAATTTCTTAAACCCTTCAACTTTCTCAATTAATTatcatgcaacttctccctataatatcctacattatccagcaacAGGAattgagaatactgaaacttatctgGTGGAAATTATTATCTTGATTTAAtgtcaaattctcacaactaatttatgaggaaatgtttagcagctagagagagcagcagctagaggggagaatcaacaatcagatctggaaagttaaagggttacactagtttgctttttttctctagaAGTATGACCTACAGTGAATGTTTCCTTAAATATAATTGGTACTATATTTCCTTAAAGAACTGCTAGGCACTTacttaaaattttgacttaaaagAGGGGAACTTGTTGGAAGGAAGAGGCTTAATCAAGGGGACCACtaagaaattattattattaattattattattaattattaagaaattattaaccTGTACTGATCACACTGTAGTTGAaggttaaatggttaaaaaaaataaattggcaATAGAAGCAGGGTTTTCCATATAGCCATATTataagaaagtgagggaggaggggagTACTTGTGGCCTCAGGGGTAGGCACTTAGTTAGGGGAAGGTGCCTATTGGAGGGTGGGTACTTATTTAAGGAAATACCGTATTTAAATCCCTATCAATCTCAGTGATATCAAATTTTCCTGTGTGCTGACAAAATGTTTGTGATCACTTTTCCAAAACACCAAACTTGAGCTTGTAAAATCTCCTCAGTTTCAATTTCTCTAAAAGACCACTTTATACAGGCAGCTGAATAGGCTTGGCATTTTGGGTGATTGCTAAAATAAAGTTTGACTATTAGTAAAGTCATCAAAAATTTTAGCACCTTCACAAACTTAGGGTATATAAAGCTTTCCTTTCTCATTGGATAGAAAAATTTGGGAACTTATACAGGCAATAGCCCTTCCCTTTAAATTAACTTACTTACCTTTTCTTCTATGTCAGGATTTTAATTGTGATTCATGTTGTGTTGTTATTGTTTCATCAAGTGTTGATCAGAGGAGCCTCTTGAAAACCACCTGTCTGGTGATAGAGGCTATCCTCCGCGCCCTGCGCTGCACTCAGAGTCAGTATGTACTTGACTGTTTGCTGATGAAGGTAAATATGTCATGGTACTGGTATCATCACATCCATGGTGATGGATATTATTTACTCTATGTTAAAAATCTTGCAATGATCTCATGATCTAGTATATGGGATTTTTACTGAAGCAAGATTTCTTAGTTTTGACCAAATCTGTATAAATCATTTAACTTAGACATGCCATTATTATTAACTTCGGAATGTCAATTGATAAGGGTTCATATATTTAgattaaaaaatcttttaattaTAGTACTTTG
This region of Pocillopora verrucosa isolate sample1 chromosome 3, ASM3666991v2, whole genome shotgun sequence genomic DNA includes:
- the LOC131779054 gene encoding glucose-fructose oxidoreductase domain-containing protein 1: MLPSVGVVDTGNSSRILLPLLRSAGFTVSGIWGASKQQAKTMAEEYKVPFHTVKIDELLLREDVDLVCVLCPPHVRAEVAVKALSIGKHVLCDSPVGLSKDEAERMVQAAQYYPKLLSLVKHELRFLPAFIKMKRYVEEGFCGNPLICECKIEMGSLLGNNYTWMCDQAMGGGVLTNLGAHIIDLVSFLTNQRAVEVHGTLKTFIPQTDEVSGFRHISSDDYTAFQMKLNGGAFATVSLNAHIPGRYSQTVTIYGTKGQLIARNGSLYGMKNGGKEELIYGDIARIPGMFNVEKLPPSIFLTGLEVWVSEIKRAFEESIDKDDRRIADLQTISSAASFHDGLYTRTVLDAIIESSGHGTWCQVEFVANEETGEMKSGPEEKSVQIITEPRKEKAGEKNLASPVLRKMLTQ